A genomic region of Caldilineales bacterium contains the following coding sequences:
- a CDS encoding AAA family ATPase, with amino-acid sequence MNCNRCGYANDPDAEFCENCGSPLALVCERCGATLKPTARFCKRCGAPVASAPGSTLPHLAAFPATPPVSGRLTALRQAAPPDLRQKLVAVSAQSEGERKPVTILFADIVDSTALTAHLDPEDWLTIVNDVHQRISNAVYRYEGVVAQLLGDGVLAFFGAPITHEDDPVRAVRAALDIQAEIGDYAQERQGATRTLQLRLGLSTGTVVVGAVGSDLHMEYLAVGDAVNLAARLQSAAQPGQILVAETTARLVRPTFNLAPQPDLTLKGLPDPVRAFAVAGLKAEPGRSRGGGGLSSPLVGRESELASLRQAVSMVEAGRGQVVFVLGEAGIGKSRLVEEVRRQKPENGRQPVRWLEGRALSYGQTLSFWMVSQLIKHDLGVADADAEATVVQALHQRLHTVLGQRSDEALPYLAPLLGLKWEGKLAERVAGLDGETLKRQALLAMSDYFAAVAEAQPTVLVCEDAHWADASTLEALAQLLALTNRAPLMLLILARPERDHGIWQLKLRAETEFSHRTTELHLRPLSAPEGSQLVDNLLAADLGESVRRLVLDHAEGNPLYLEELIRSLIEQGALVRENHHWRAARPISDVEIPSTLEGVLLARIDRLPDRPRRTLQIASVVGRSFLYRLLAAIAEANGDLDAHLARLQSADLVREQARRPELEYSFKHALTQEAAYNSLLIERRREFHRRVGLALEELFDGRREEYLGLLARHFDLAGERNKAVAYLLQAGDKARLSDAHVEAVKFYQRAIELLAEGRGEEDDRLAAATWLKLGMVYHTNFEFDLAHQANEAAFALQQKARALAPAPARPPVSAQTATVLRGGVADLCVATLDPGRLTLSSEAQIVFQLFAGLAEFDSGLNLIPHLARSWQVLDGGIRYLIHLRDDLHWSDGTRLTASAFEWAWKRNLRAGPGEYPAKALDDIVGARDYREGRSDDAGSVGVVALDETTLQVHLASPVAYFPYLLALPITYPLPRAAVEGFGDDWWRAEHFVGNGPFVLREFDPKHRAVIERNPFYAGEFGGNVDRMEWLLLHEAEERLQRFLAGELDFAELKPEQMTPDLTASLISTPISLRCSYLTLMPLPPLDDDRVRRALIHALDRQAIATLWDTEAAGGGLIPVGMPGHSPEIGLPYAPELAQRLLAEAGYPGGRGFPALCGICFFPKLLDEVPRQWRQVLGIEVTLDDGTAENWRRPDCLIYLHGWVADYPDPDNFMRQASCYEFLRQRGWSDARYSELVEAAARTSDRALRLARYRQADRLLVAEQALVIPLGYGIKGDATVIQPWVQGVQFSPLGYARHRMIGVKRVE; translated from the coding sequence ATGAACTGCAACCGCTGTGGCTATGCCAATGACCCCGATGCCGAATTCTGCGAGAATTGCGGCAGCCCGTTGGCGCTCGTCTGCGAACGATGCGGCGCCACCCTGAAACCCACCGCCCGGTTCTGCAAGCGCTGCGGCGCGCCCGTCGCGTCCGCGCCCGGCAGCACCCTGCCGCACCTGGCCGCTTTCCCGGCCACGCCGCCTGTCTCCGGCCGGCTCACCGCCCTCCGCCAGGCCGCCCCACCCGACCTGCGGCAAAAACTGGTGGCAGTCTCGGCCCAGAGCGAAGGCGAGCGCAAACCCGTCACCATTCTCTTTGCCGACATCGTCGATTCGACGGCGCTGACGGCGCATCTCGACCCCGAAGATTGGCTGACGATCGTCAATGATGTGCACCAGCGCATCAGCAACGCCGTCTATCGCTACGAAGGCGTCGTCGCCCAGTTGTTGGGGGATGGCGTCCTGGCCTTTTTCGGCGCCCCCATCACCCACGAAGACGACCCGGTGCGGGCGGTGCGGGCCGCGCTCGACATCCAGGCCGAGATCGGCGACTACGCCCAGGAGCGGCAGGGCGCGACTCGGACGTTGCAATTACGGCTGGGCCTGAGCACGGGCACGGTGGTGGTGGGGGCGGTGGGCAGCGACCTGCACATGGAATATCTGGCCGTGGGCGATGCCGTGAACCTGGCGGCCCGGCTGCAAAGCGCGGCCCAGCCCGGCCAGATTCTGGTGGCCGAGACCACCGCCCGTCTCGTGCGCCCCACCTTCAACCTGGCCCCCCAGCCCGACCTGACCCTGAAGGGCTTACCCGACCCGGTGCGCGCCTTTGCCGTCGCCGGCCTCAAAGCCGAACCCGGTCGCAGTCGGGGCGGTGGGGGGCTGTCGTCGCCGCTGGTGGGCCGCGAGTCCGAATTGGCAAGCCTGCGCCAGGCCGTGTCGATGGTGGAGGCGGGGCGCGGACAGGTGGTGTTCGTGCTGGGCGAGGCCGGGATCGGCAAGAGCCGCCTGGTGGAGGAAGTCAGACGGCAGAAGCCAGAGAATGGGCGGCAGCCGGTGCGCTGGCTGGAAGGCCGGGCATTGTCCTACGGCCAGACGCTTTCCTTCTGGATGGTCAGCCAACTGATCAAACATGACCTGGGCGTAGCCGACGCCGATGCCGAAGCCACCGTCGTGCAGGCGTTGCACCAGCGTCTGCACACCGTTCTCGGCCAGCGGTCAGACGAGGCCCTGCCCTATCTGGCGCCCTTGTTGGGGTTGAAATGGGAGGGCAAGCTGGCCGAACGGGTGGCGGGGCTGGATGGCGAGACCCTCAAACGGCAGGCTTTGCTGGCCATGTCGGATTACTTTGCGGCTGTGGCCGAGGCGCAGCCGACGGTGCTGGTGTGCGAGGATGCCCACTGGGCCGACGCCTCGACCCTGGAGGCCCTGGCGCAGTTGCTGGCGCTGACCAACCGCGCCCCGCTCATGCTGCTGATTCTGGCCCGACCCGAACGCGACCACGGCATCTGGCAGCTCAAGCTCAGGGCCGAGACCGAGTTCAGCCACCGCACCACCGAACTCCATCTCAGGCCGCTATCGGCGCCGGAGGGCAGCCAACTGGTGGACAATCTGTTGGCGGCCGACCTGGGCGAGAGCGTGCGCCGGCTGGTGCTCGACCATGCCGAGGGCAACCCGCTCTACCTGGAAGAACTGATCCGCAGCCTGATCGAGCAGGGGGCGCTGGTGCGCGAGAACCACCATTGGCGGGCGGCGAGGCCGATCAGCGATGTCGAGATCCCCAGCACCCTCGAGGGTGTGCTCCTGGCCCGCATCGACCGCCTGCCCGACCGCCCGCGGCGAACGCTGCAGATCGCTTCGGTGGTGGGGCGCAGCTTCCTCTACCGGCTGCTGGCAGCCATCGCCGAGGCCAACGGCGACCTGGATGCCCATCTGGCCCGGTTGCAGAGCGCCGACCTGGTGCGCGAGCAGGCGCGGCGCCCGGAACTGGAATACAGCTTCAAACACGCGCTGACGCAGGAGGCCGCCTACAATTCGCTCTTGATCGAACGGCGACGCGAGTTCCATCGCCGCGTGGGTCTGGCGCTGGAAGAGCTTTTCGACGGCCGCCGGGAGGAGTATTTGGGGCTGCTGGCGCGGCATTTCGATCTGGCCGGCGAGCGGAATAAGGCCGTGGCCTATCTCTTGCAGGCCGGAGACAAGGCCCGCCTGAGCGATGCCCATGTCGAGGCGGTCAAGTTCTATCAGCGCGCCATCGAGCTGCTGGCCGAAGGCCGGGGCGAGGAGGACGACCGCCTGGCGGCGGCGACCTGGTTGAAGCTGGGCATGGTCTATCACACCAATTTCGAGTTCGATCTGGCGCATCAGGCTAATGAGGCGGCGTTTGCCTTGCAGCAGAAGGCCCGCGCCCTGGCGCCAGCGCCAGCGCGACCGCCGGTCTCGGCGCAAACCGCCACCGTCCTGCGCGGCGGCGTGGCCGATCTGTGCGTGGCCACGCTCGACCCTGGCCGTCTGACCCTGAGTTCTGAAGCGCAGATCGTCTTTCAGCTCTTTGCCGGCCTGGCCGAGTTCGATTCCGGCCTCAACCTGATCCCTCACCTGGCGCGGTCATGGCAGGTGCTGGATGGCGGCATCCGTTATCTCATTCACCTGCGCGATGACCTGCACTGGTCGGATGGGACGCGGCTGACGGCGTCTGCTTTCGAGTGGGCCTGGAAACGCAATCTGCGGGCCGGCCCGGGTGAGTATCCGGCCAAGGCGCTGGATGACATCGTCGGTGCGCGCGACTATCGCGAGGGGCGGAGCGACGACGCCGGCAGCGTGGGGGTGGTCGCCCTGGATGAGACCACGCTGCAAGTGCATTTGGCTTCGCCGGTCGCCTATTTCCCCTACCTGCTGGCCCTGCCCATCACCTACCCCCTGCCACGGGCTGCGGTCGAAGGCTTTGGCGACGACTGGTGGCGGGCCGAGCACTTCGTGGGCAACGGCCCCTTTGTGCTGCGCGAGTTCGACCCCAAACATCGAGCCGTGATCGAACGCAATCCCTTCTATGCGGGCGAGTTCGGCGGCAATGTGGATCGCATGGAATGGCTGCTGCTGCACGAGGCCGAGGAGCGATTGCAGCGATTCCTGGCCGGGGAATTGGATTTCGCCGAGTTGAAGCCGGAGCAGATGACGCCCGACCTGACCGCCAGCCTCATCTCAACGCCGATTTCCTTGCGCTGTAGCTACCTGACGCTGATGCCGCTGCCGCCGTTGGATGATGATCGGGTGCGCCGGGCGCTGATCCATGCCCTCGATCGCCAGGCGATAGCTACCCTGTGGGACACCGAGGCGGCCGGGGGCGGGTTGATACCGGTGGGGATGCCGGGCCACTCGCCCGAAATCGGGCTGCCCTACGCTCCTGAGCTGGCGCAGCGGCTGCTGGCCGAGGCCGGTTATCCGGGCGGACGTGGCTTTCCCGCCCTCTGTGGCATCTGTTTCTTCCCCAAGTTGCTGGATGAAGTGCCGCGACAATGGCGCCAGGTGCTGGGCATCGAAGTCACGCTCGACGACGGCACGGCCGAAAACTGGCGTCGTCCCGACTGTCTCATCTATCTGCATGGCTGGGTCGCCGACTATCCCGACCCGGACAATTTCATGCGCCAGGCGTCGTGCTATGAGTTTTTGCGGCAACGTGGCTGGAGTGACGCCCGCTACAGCGAGTTGGTCGAAGCCGCAGCCCGCACCAGCGACCGCGCCCTGCGGCTGGCCAGGTATCGCCAGGCCGACCGTCTGTTGGTGGCCGAACAGGCTCTGGTCATCCCACTGGGGTATGGCATCAAGGGGGACGCGACGGTGATTCAGCCCTGGGTGCAGGGCGTGCAGTTTTCGCCGCTGGGCTATGCGCGACATAGGATGATTGGAGTGAAGCGTGTTGAGTGA
- a CDS encoding phage holin family protein → MTAIIADAIRWLVQAPLRFLALWLVDALSLALTAWILPGISVGGDGVASPWLATAAAAFLLGGVNLLIRPFVLLLAVPLGFFPLFGVGLFVNAAMLLLTARILPGFQVDGLVPAVAAGVVMAAINVVLTNVIEIDEDGSFYQQLIERLARGQPFAAASQPGRGLVMMEIDGLSYHHIKQAIADGLMPTLKAMLAGQDGQAPYVLSRVDCGLPSQTSACQAGIMFGDNHDIPAFRWYDKDLGRLIVSGKDAGLLNARYATGNGLLRGGSSIDNMLNGDAEKSLLTLADLQTEDAREQKRRAEDLYLLMLNPYFLTRTLALFFGMVVRELWEGWQQQRQKVYPRLNRLHGGYPLVRATTSVLVRELAANLTILDIIRGSPSIYVTWPGYDEVAHHSGPWTSDAMGELRRYDRVIARVHRVIAEKAPRPYDLIILSDHGQSFGPTFCQRYGQSLSEFIEQRLPAGVAVGQQMGGDDAGLAMAAISGELESMHQEGRTGRAGGMVARQGAKALGRAQARREQAPSPDPAPVTAFGSGNLAQVYFDLHPRKIGLSELEAAYPGLVPALVEHEGIGIVCGYDDAGVPIALAKTGRRNLHTGAVEGEDPLAPYAPANPDRAGAASVETRAWQVRRVMDFPHAGDLMVISSVYADGTVAALEELIGSHGGLGGEQTDAFIFHPAEMRVPPTRNAVDVFHILNNRRLELENAAAAVPVVERPGQVALNT, encoded by the coding sequence GTGACCGCGATCATCGCCGACGCCATTCGTTGGCTGGTACAGGCGCCGCTCCGCTTCCTGGCGCTGTGGCTGGTCGACGCCCTCTCGCTGGCCCTGACCGCCTGGATTCTACCGGGGATCAGCGTCGGCGGCGACGGGGTGGCGTCGCCTTGGCTGGCGACGGCGGCGGCAGCTTTCCTGCTGGGCGGCGTCAACCTGCTGATCCGGCCCTTTGTCCTCTTGCTGGCGGTTCCACTGGGGTTCTTCCCCCTCTTCGGCGTCGGCCTCTTCGTCAACGCCGCCATGCTTCTGCTCACGGCCCGCATCTTGCCAGGGTTCCAGGTCGATGGTCTGGTTCCGGCCGTGGCGGCGGGCGTGGTCATGGCGGCGATCAATGTGGTGCTCACCAATGTGATCGAGATCGATGAGGATGGGTCGTTCTACCAGCAGCTGATCGAGCGGCTGGCGCGGGGCCAACCGTTTGCCGCCGCCTCTCAGCCCGGCCGCGGCCTGGTGATGATGGAGATCGACGGCCTCAGCTACCATCACATCAAGCAAGCCATCGCCGACGGGCTGATGCCGACGCTGAAGGCGATGCTGGCGGGGCAGGACGGCCAGGCCCCGTATGTGCTCTCGCGCGTCGATTGCGGGCTGCCCTCGCAGACCTCGGCCTGCCAGGCCGGGATCATGTTTGGCGACAACCACGACATCCCCGCCTTTCGCTGGTACGACAAAGACCTGGGCCGCCTGATCGTCTCTGGCAAAGATGCCGGCCTGCTCAACGCCCGCTATGCCACTGGCAACGGCCTCTTGCGCGGCGGCTCCAGCATCGACAATATGCTCAACGGCGACGCCGAAAAGTCGCTCCTGACCCTGGCCGATCTGCAAACGGAGGACGCGAGGGAGCAGAAACGGCGGGCCGAAGACCTCTACCTGTTGATGCTCAATCCCTACTTTCTGACGCGCACGCTGGCGCTCTTTTTTGGCATGGTGGTGCGCGAGCTATGGGAGGGCTGGCAACAGCAGCGCCAGAAGGTCTATCCGCGCCTCAATCGGCTGCACGGCGGCTATCCTTTGGTGCGGGCCACCACATCGGTGTTGGTGCGCGAACTGGCCGCCAACCTGACCATCCTCGACATCATCCGCGGTTCACCGTCCATCTACGTCACCTGGCCGGGCTATGACGAGGTGGCGCACCATTCCGGCCCCTGGACAAGCGACGCCATGGGCGAGCTGCGGCGTTACGACCGGGTCATTGCCCGCGTTCACCGCGTCATCGCCGAGAAAGCGCCCCGGCCCTACGATCTGATCATCCTCTCGGACCACGGCCAGTCGTTTGGCCCCACCTTCTGCCAGCGCTACGGCCAGAGCCTGAGTGAGTTCATCGAGCAGCGCCTGCCCGCGGGCGTGGCCGTCGGCCAGCAGATGGGCGGCGATGACGCCGGCCTGGCCATGGCGGCGATTTCGGGCGAGTTGGAGAGTATGCACCAGGAAGGTAGGACCGGCCGGGCCGGGGGCATGGTCGCCCGGCAGGGTGCAAAGGCGCTCGGTCGCGCCCAGGCCCGGCGCGAACAAGCCCCTTCGCCCGATCCGGCCCCCGTCACCGCCTTTGGCAGCGGCAACCTGGCCCAGGTCTATTTCGACCTTCATCCACGCAAGATCGGGCTGAGCGAGCTGGAGGCAGCCTATCCGGGCCTGGTGCCGGCCCTGGTCGAGCACGAGGGCATCGGCATCGTCTGCGGCTACGATGACGCCGGCGTGCCCATCGCCCTGGCCAAAACCGGCCGCCGTAACCTCCACACCGGCGCCGTGGAGGGCGAGGATCCGCTGGCGCCCTACGCACCCGCCAACCCAGACAGGGCCGGCGCCGCCTCGGTCGAGACCCGCGCCTGGCAGGTGCGCCGGGTGATGGATTTCCCCCATGCCGGCGACCTGATGGTGATCAGCTCGGTCTATGCCGATGGCACGGTGGCGGCGCTGGAAGAACTGATCGGCAGCCACGGCGGTCTGGGCGGCGAGCAGACCGACGCCTTCATCTTCCACCCCGCCGAGATGAGGGTTCCCCCCACCCGCAATGCCGTCGATGTCTTCCACATCCTCAACAACCGCCGCCTTGAGCTTGAAAACGCCGCCGCCGCAGTGCCAGTGGTCGAGCGCCCAGGCCAGGTCGCTTTGAATACATGA
- a CDS encoding LysM peptidoglycan-binding domain-containing M23 family metallopeptidase codes for MQKRSHSEADASNPPPEPDALANDTWDRAYRFWQKCCQEVVGQGSDRYTPIRLASHLVLLAVAVSLLMLSQVDLPKWDIAPRAFLPAPPVTPAPVTLGQLVAASGGSSVNSLGPLVRNAVPFTTIPDRPRLDVETYVVQSGDSVFAIAEKFGLKPETILWSNPLLEANPDLLRVGDRVAILPTNGVYHKIVAKDTLASIAKQYKVDVKAITDYGWNKLASADQPLLSGGYLIIPGGQKPYVPRTVTVFNGPVPAGARRGTGTFVMPAGGTLTQKYWGGHRAVDIGAWLGSPVAASDSGFVVYAGWDKTGYGNLIVVDHGNGYTSYYAHLSKIFVRVGESVARGQRIGSVGSTGHSTGPHLHFEIRYRGVQQNPFSYLH; via the coding sequence ATGCAGAAACGCTCCCATTCCGAGGCGGATGCGTCGAATCCCCCTCCTGAACCCGACGCGTTAGCCAACGACACCTGGGACCGTGCTTACCGCTTCTGGCAGAAGTGTTGTCAGGAAGTGGTGGGACAAGGTTCCGATCGCTATACGCCGATTCGCCTGGCCTCGCATCTCGTCCTCCTGGCCGTTGCCGTGAGCCTGCTGATGCTCAGTCAGGTGGATCTCCCCAAGTGGGACATCGCGCCGCGCGCATTCCTGCCGGCGCCACCCGTCACCCCCGCACCGGTCACGCTCGGCCAGTTGGTGGCAGCCAGCGGTGGGTCGTCGGTCAATAGCCTGGGGCCGCTGGTGCGTAATGCCGTGCCGTTCACAACCATCCCTGACCGCCCGCGCCTGGATGTGGAAACGTATGTGGTGCAGTCGGGCGACAGCGTCTTCGCCATCGCCGAAAAATTCGGGCTGAAACCGGAGACGATCCTGTGGTCGAACCCGCTGCTGGAAGCCAACCCCGACCTGCTGCGGGTGGGCGACCGCGTGGCCATCCTGCCCACCAATGGCGTCTATCACAAGATCGTAGCCAAAGACACACTGGCATCGATTGCCAAACAGTACAAGGTCGATGTCAAGGCTATCACCGACTATGGCTGGAATAAGTTGGCCAGCGCCGATCAGCCGCTGTTGTCGGGCGGCTATCTGATCATACCGGGCGGCCAGAAGCCCTATGTGCCGCGCACGGTGACGGTCTTCAACGGGCCTGTCCCGGCCGGCGCCCGCCGCGGCACAGGCACCTTCGTCATGCCGGCCGGTGGCACCCTCACCCAAAAATACTGGGGCGGCCACCGCGCCGTCGATATCGGCGCCTGGCTCGGCAGTCCTGTCGCCGCTTCCGATTCGGGCTTCGTTGTCTATGCTGGGTGGGATAAGACTGGTTATGGCAACCTGATCGTCGTCGATCACGGCAATGGCTACACCAGCTACTATGCGCATCTGAGCAAGATTTTCGTGCGCGTGGGTGAGTCGGTGGCGCGCGGCCAGCGCATCGGATCGGTTGGCAGCACCGGTCACAGCACCGGCCCGCATCTGCACTTCGAGATCCGTTACCGCGGCGTGCAACAGAACCCGTTCAGCTACTTGCACTAG
- a CDS encoding AAA family ATPase, with amino-acid sequence MSLPTGAVTFLFTDIEGSTPLFQQHPQAMPAALARHHALLHEAIAAAGGQVFQIIGDAFCAAFAQAADALGAALAGQQALLAEPWGETGPLKVRMGLHTGPAEVVDGEYQSGLTLIRAQRFMAAGHGGQILLSPATAAGLDGALPAGVVLRDLGALRLRGLAQAEHIYQVIAPDLPDNFPPLRGSTETEATDLFGQLVQGRLVGRGAELEQLQRQWRLTQQGRGHLALLSGEPGVGKTRLAQEVVAVAQSAGAVILRGGCYEYEAATPYLPFVEAFRDWVHLQSAEGLRSRLGPIAAEIAKLAPEVETKLGPFTPGPQLGANEERLRLFDAIARLLQQIAARSGLLFFIDDLHWADQGTISLLHYLLRRLRNERVLLLACYREIELDRAHPLAPALVEWNRERLATRLPLGRLRREETAGLLTTLFRQEAISPEFVDVIQRETEGNPFFIEEVIKTLIEQGQIYLEAGRWERKAIHDLTIPQSVKEAVGRRLDRLSQPCLEILHTAAALGKQFRFEELAAVGNLNEEATLDALDEACLSQLLRAEPGDVFVFTHDKIREVLYEELNPIRRRRLHRRVGESLERLHAAHLDDHAHDLAYHFTQSGDVEKSYRYSFQAAANARRVFAHDEALDFLRQAREAAEEAGDPGRVAKVEAEIGRIYQSRGLVQLAAEALTKALAGVVEAGERTRLKVRIGEVYAAVGDRRGLGYLHEALAEIDAAAQPDEMAVTLAHLGRYHHFRAEHTESIRYLEQARQLAEPLDRQRTLLYVYSYLSGAYQHMVRFDESNRWAHATIALGERKQNPLPVATGHEFLAENAVMQGHWATALAHAAQDQAIGERVGAFDRSGWALFAAANALWGQGRLHEAEAKAGAALELADQIGEGRLATWLEPLLALILVDGGDDAAARRHAEGGRRRAEALGQMLLLVWSLHALGYGCIQRREWDEAVACYGQAIDLWRPSENRTSVLMSAPSAAEAFLGAGRRTEARELIAQTLQLAEFAQAPNAYAQAQRLLGQVATLEARWEEAESAFDAAILAFARLESQLDLGRTLFWRAGMWQERGRSQPAQADAERARSLFAAMGARHDLERLAGNQP; translated from the coding sequence ATGTCCCTCCCCACCGGCGCCGTCACCTTCCTCTTCACCGACATCGAGGGCAGCACACCGCTGTTCCAGCAGCACCCGCAAGCGATGCCGGCGGCTCTGGCGCGGCACCATGCCTTGCTGCACGAAGCCATCGCCGCCGCCGGCGGCCAGGTCTTTCAGATCATCGGCGACGCCTTCTGCGCTGCTTTTGCCCAGGCCGCGGATGCGCTAGGGGCGGCATTGGCCGGGCAGCAGGCGCTGTTGGCCGAGCCGTGGGGCGAGACCGGCCCCCTGAAGGTGCGGATGGGGCTGCACACCGGCCCGGCCGAGGTGGTTGACGGCGAATATCAGTCGGGACTGACGCTGATCCGAGCGCAGCGCTTCATGGCGGCCGGACATGGCGGCCAGATCTTGCTCTCGCCGGCCACGGCCGCAGGGTTGGATGGGGCTTTGCCGGCGGGCGTGGTCTTGCGCGACCTGGGCGCGCTGCGTCTGCGCGGGCTGGCGCAGGCCGAGCACATCTACCAGGTAATCGCACCCGATCTGCCCGACAACTTCCCGCCCCTGCGCGGGAGCACAGAGACCGAGGCCACGGACCTGTTCGGACAACTGGTGCAGGGCCGGCTGGTGGGGCGAGGCGCCGAACTCGAACAATTGCAGAGACAATGGCGCCTGACCCAACAAGGGCGCGGGCATCTGGCGCTGCTTTCGGGCGAGCCGGGCGTGGGCAAGACCCGACTGGCGCAGGAAGTGGTCGCCGTGGCGCAATCCGCAGGCGCGGTCATCCTGCGCGGGGGCTGCTATGAATACGAAGCCGCCACCCCCTATCTGCCCTTTGTCGAGGCGTTTCGCGACTGGGTACACCTGCAAAGCGCCGAAGGCTTGCGCAGCCGGCTTGGCCCCATCGCCGCCGAGATCGCCAAGCTGGCGCCCGAAGTCGAGACCAAACTCGGCCCCTTCACCCCCGGCCCGCAGCTTGGCGCCAACGAGGAGCGCCTGCGGCTGTTCGATGCCATCGCCCGCCTGCTCCAGCAAATTGCTGCTCGCTCTGGCCTGCTTTTCTTCATCGACGACCTGCACTGGGCCGACCAGGGGACGATCAGCCTGCTGCACTATCTGCTCCGCCGGCTGCGCAACGAGCGCGTCCTGCTGCTGGCCTGCTATCGCGAGATCGAGCTTGACCGGGCGCACCCCCTGGCCCCGGCCCTGGTGGAGTGGAACCGCGAACGGCTGGCCACGCGCCTGCCGCTGGGCCGGCTGCGCCGCGAGGAGACGGCGGGGCTGCTGACCACCCTCTTCCGCCAGGAAGCGATCTCACCCGAATTCGTCGACGTCATCCAACGCGAGACCGAAGGCAACCCTTTCTTCATCGAAGAAGTGATCAAGACCCTGATCGAGCAGGGGCAGATCTATCTGGAGGCCGGCCGGTGGGAGCGCAAAGCCATCCACGACCTGACCATCCCGCAGTCGGTGAAAGAGGCCGTTGGTCGGCGGCTCGACCGCCTGAGCCAGCCCTGCCTGGAGATCCTGCACACGGCGGCGGCGCTGGGAAAGCAGTTTCGCTTCGAAGAGTTGGCCGCCGTCGGCAACCTGAACGAAGAGGCGACCCTGGATGCGCTGGACGAAGCCTGCCTGTCCCAGCTCCTGCGGGCCGAGCCTGGCGATGTCTTTGTCTTCACCCACGACAAGATCAGGGAAGTGCTGTATGAGGAACTGAACCCCATCCGCCGCCGCCGGCTGCACCGGCGGGTGGGCGAGAGCCTGGAGCGGCTCCACGCCGCCCATCTCGACGACCACGCCCACGACCTGGCCTACCACTTCACCCAGAGCGGCGATGTCGAAAAATCCTACCGCTATTCGTTCCAGGCGGCGGCCAACGCCCGCCGGGTCTTTGCCCACGACGAAGCCCTGGACTTCTTGCGCCAGGCGCGCGAGGCCGCCGAAGAAGCAGGCGACCCGGGGCGAGTGGCGAAGGTCGAGGCCGAGATCGGGCGCATCTACCAAAGCCGGGGGCTTGTGCAACTGGCGGCCGAGGCTCTGACCAAAGCGTTGGCCGGGGTCGTCGAGGCGGGGGAGCGCACCCGCCTGAAGGTGCGGATCGGAGAGGTCTACGCCGCGGTGGGTGATCGGCGCGGGTTGGGCTATCTGCACGAAGCGTTGGCCGAGATCGACGCCGCCGCCCAACCGGACGAGATGGCCGTCACATTGGCGCACCTGGGGCGCTACCATCATTTTCGGGCCGAACACACCGAGTCCATCCGTTACCTGGAACAGGCGCGGCAGTTGGCCGAACCGCTCGACCGCCAAAGGACCTTGCTCTACGTCTACTCGTATCTATCCGGCGCGTATCAGCACATGGTGCGCTTCGATGAGAGCAATCGCTGGGCGCACGCCACCATCGCCCTGGGCGAACGCAAGCAGAATCCTTTGCCGGTGGCGACAGGGCATGAGTTCCTGGCCGAAAATGCTGTCATGCAGGGCCACTGGGCCACAGCGTTGGCGCACGCAGCCCAGGATCAGGCCATCGGTGAGCGCGTCGGCGCCTTCGACCGCAGCGGCTGGGCGCTTTTCGCCGCGGCCAACGCCCTCTGGGGGCAGGGGCGGCTGCATGAAGCAGAGGCGAAGGCTGGCGCCGCTCTGGAGTTGGCCGACCAGATCGGAGAGGGCCGGCTGGCCACCTGGCTGGAGCCGCTCCTGGCTTTGATCCTGGTCGATGGCGGCGACGATGCCGCCGCCCGGCGCCATGCCGAAGGCGGCCGGCGCCGGGCCGAAGCGTTGGGCCAGATGTTGCTGTTGGTCTGGAGTCTGCATGCGCTTGGCTACGGCTGCATCCAGCGCCGCGAGTGGGATGAGGCGGTCGCCTGTTACGGTCAGGCGATCGACCTCTGGCGACCGAGCGAGAACCGAACCAGCGTCCTGATGTCGGCGCCATCTGCGGCCGAAGCCTTCTTGGGCGCCGGGCGCCGGACTGAGGCCAGGGAGCTTATCGCCCAGACCCTGCAACTGGCTGAGTTCGCCCAGGCGCCCAATGCCTACGCCCAGGCGCAACGGCTGCTGGGGCAAGTGGCGACTCTGGAAGCTCGCTGGGAGGAAGCCGAGTCCGCCTTCGACGCCGCCATCCTGGCCTTTGCACGGCTGGAGAGCCAACTCGACCTGGGAAGGACGCTGTTTTGGCGGGCGGGGATGTGGCAGGAGCGAGGCAGGAGCCAACCGGCCCAGGCCGACGCCGAACGGGCGCGCTCGCTGTTCGCGGCGATGGGCGCCCGGCATGATCTGGAACGACTGGCAGGCAATCAACCATGA